In a genomic window of Ipomoea triloba cultivar NCNSP0323 chromosome 3, ASM357664v1:
- the LOC116011744 gene encoding U3 small nucleolar ribonucleoprotein protein MPP10-like isoform X2: protein MENDGEVALRQLKSSEPPLYLSPSPELSAAARLACKYLYSSLKPFTPKSPFEQLLTDGFDAEQIWQQIDLQSEPLLSSLRRRVSHFEKNPESISDQFNVEPNGLEKKSGPLEALDREGYDIDDADLDDFDEDEGAAEDKEDQDDEDEGEEEEGTETEEEDDGTGLVEDEFLKIKELEKFLADDEAREYGYEKDEKAKKKKKRKRVEQSESEEENAEEEDEALEDVDLEDDISDVDGDMESARYEDFFARKTEHKGKRKPLGRSDHMEMDEEVSDDDNQGNQNLSTHEQELLKLRSTIEEMEKANIEPKAWTMQGEVTAAKRPKNSALEVDLDFEHNVRPAPVITEEVTLSLEELIRKRILEEQFDDVQKPPSLPSRAPREIKEVDDNKSKKGLAEVYEEEYVQKTGLVSTAMTFSDEQKKEATMLFKKLCLKLDALSHFHFTPKPVIEDMSIQASVPALAMEEIAPVATSDAAMLAPEEVFTGKGDIKEETELTQAERKRRRAKKKRKFKAEALNRKGPQNTSRTDAETKEQS, encoded by the exons ATGGAGAACGACGGAGAGGTGGCGCTTCGCCAGCTGAAATCATCAGAGCCACCCCTCTACCTTTCACCGTCGCCGGAACTTTCGGCGGCCGCACGATTAGCCTGCAAATATCTATACTCTTCCCTCAAACCCTTCACCCCAAAGTCTCCTTTTGAGCAACTTCTAACCGACGGGTTCGATGCAGAGCAGATATGGCAGCAAATTGACCTCCAATCGGAGCCTTTACTTTCCTCTCTCCGTCGTCGAGTCAGTCACTTCGAGAAGAATCCGGAAAGTATATCAGACCAGTTCAATGTTGAACCAAATGGGTTGGAGAAAAAGAGTGGGCCACTGGAAGCATTAGACAGAGAAGGATATGATATTGACGATGCTGACTTGGATGATTTTGACGAGGATGAGGGTGCGGCTGAGGATAAGGAGGACCAGGATGATGAGGATGAGGGGGAGGAAGAGGAAGGTACAGAGACGGAAGAGGAGGATGATGGAACTGGCTTGGTTGAGGATGAGTTCTTGAAGATAAAGGAATTGGAAAAATTTTTGGCGGATGATGAGGCAAGGGAGTATGGTTACGAGAAGGATGAGAAAgccaagaaaaagaagaagaggaagcgAGTTGAACAATCAGAATCTGAGGAGGAAAATGCAGAAGAAGAGGATGAGGCG CTTGAAGATGTGGACCTTGAGGATGATATCTCTGATGTAGATGGAGACATGGAGAGTGCCAG GTATGAGGATTTCTTTGCTAGAAAGACGGAGCACAAGGGAAAACGTAAACCACTTGGTAGATCTGATCACATGGAAATGGATGAAGAAGTATCTGATGACGATAATCAG GGAAACCAAAATCTTTCTACCCATGAACAAGAGCTTCTAAAACTTCGCTCTACAATAGAGGAAATGGAGAAGGCAAACATAGAACCAAAAGCCTGGACTATGCAAGGAGAG GTAACTGCTGCTAAAAGGCCAAAAAATAGTGCATTAGAGGTTGATCTAGATTTTGAGCACAACGTGAGACCTGCCCCTGTAATTACAGAAGAGGTTACTTTGTCTCTAGAAGAACTAATTCGAAAACGGATCCTTGAG GAACAATTTGATGATGTTCAGAAGCCTCCTAGTTTGCCATCAAGAGCACCAAGAGAGATAAAAGAAGTG GATGATAATAAGAGCAAAAAGGGCCTTGCTGAAGTTTATGAG GAGGAATATGTCCAGAAAACTGGCCTTGTTTCAACAGCAATGACTTTTTCTGATGAGCAAAAGAAAGAG GCAACTATGCTGTTTAAGAAACTCTGCCTGAAGTTGGATGCATTATCTCATTTCCATTTCACACCAAAACCT GTCATAGAGGATATGTCTATTCAAGCAAGTGTCCCTGCCCTTGCAATGGAAGAG ATTGCACCAGTGGCTACCTCTGATGCTGCTATGCTGGCTCCTGAGGAAGTTTTTACTGGCAAAGGAGATATTAAAGAAGAAACAGAGCTGACACAAGCagagaggaagaggaggagagcaaaaaagaaaaggaaattcaaag CTGAGGCATTGAACAGGAAGGGGCCTCAAAATACCTCGAGAACTGATGCCGAGA CCAAGGAACAATCATGA
- the LOC116011744 gene encoding U3 small nucleolar ribonucleoprotein protein MPP10-like isoform X1, protein MENDGEVALRQLKSSEPPLYLSPSPELSAAARLACKYLYSSLKPFTPKSPFEQLLTDGFDAEQIWQQIDLQSEPLLSSLRRRVSHFEKNPESISDQFNVEPNGLEKKSGPLEALDREGYDIDDADLDDFDEDEGAAEDKEDQDDEDEGEEEEGTETEEEDDGTGLVEDEFLKIKELEKFLADDEAREYGYEKDEKAKKKKKRKRVEQSESEEENAEEEDEALEDVDLEDDISDVDGDMESARYEDFFARKTEHKGKRKPLGRSDHMEMDEEVSDDDNQGNQNLSTHEQELLKLRSTIEEMEKANIEPKAWTMQGEVTAAKRPKNSALEVDLDFEHNVRPAPVITEEVTLSLEELIRKRILEEQFDDVQKPPSLPSRAPREIKEVDDNKSKKGLAEVYEEEYVQKTGLVSTAMTFSDEQKKEATMLFKKLCLKLDALSHFHFTPKPVIEDMSIQASVPALAMEEIAPVATSDAAMLAPEEVFTGKGDIKEETELTQAERKRRRAKKKRKFKAEALNRKGPQNTSRTDAETAKEQS, encoded by the exons ATGGAGAACGACGGAGAGGTGGCGCTTCGCCAGCTGAAATCATCAGAGCCACCCCTCTACCTTTCACCGTCGCCGGAACTTTCGGCGGCCGCACGATTAGCCTGCAAATATCTATACTCTTCCCTCAAACCCTTCACCCCAAAGTCTCCTTTTGAGCAACTTCTAACCGACGGGTTCGATGCAGAGCAGATATGGCAGCAAATTGACCTCCAATCGGAGCCTTTACTTTCCTCTCTCCGTCGTCGAGTCAGTCACTTCGAGAAGAATCCGGAAAGTATATCAGACCAGTTCAATGTTGAACCAAATGGGTTGGAGAAAAAGAGTGGGCCACTGGAAGCATTAGACAGAGAAGGATATGATATTGACGATGCTGACTTGGATGATTTTGACGAGGATGAGGGTGCGGCTGAGGATAAGGAGGACCAGGATGATGAGGATGAGGGGGAGGAAGAGGAAGGTACAGAGACGGAAGAGGAGGATGATGGAACTGGCTTGGTTGAGGATGAGTTCTTGAAGATAAAGGAATTGGAAAAATTTTTGGCGGATGATGAGGCAAGGGAGTATGGTTACGAGAAGGATGAGAAAgccaagaaaaagaagaagaggaagcgAGTTGAACAATCAGAATCTGAGGAGGAAAATGCAGAAGAAGAGGATGAGGCG CTTGAAGATGTGGACCTTGAGGATGATATCTCTGATGTAGATGGAGACATGGAGAGTGCCAG GTATGAGGATTTCTTTGCTAGAAAGACGGAGCACAAGGGAAAACGTAAACCACTTGGTAGATCTGATCACATGGAAATGGATGAAGAAGTATCTGATGACGATAATCAG GGAAACCAAAATCTTTCTACCCATGAACAAGAGCTTCTAAAACTTCGCTCTACAATAGAGGAAATGGAGAAGGCAAACATAGAACCAAAAGCCTGGACTATGCAAGGAGAG GTAACTGCTGCTAAAAGGCCAAAAAATAGTGCATTAGAGGTTGATCTAGATTTTGAGCACAACGTGAGACCTGCCCCTGTAATTACAGAAGAGGTTACTTTGTCTCTAGAAGAACTAATTCGAAAACGGATCCTTGAG GAACAATTTGATGATGTTCAGAAGCCTCCTAGTTTGCCATCAAGAGCACCAAGAGAGATAAAAGAAGTG GATGATAATAAGAGCAAAAAGGGCCTTGCTGAAGTTTATGAG GAGGAATATGTCCAGAAAACTGGCCTTGTTTCAACAGCAATGACTTTTTCTGATGAGCAAAAGAAAGAG GCAACTATGCTGTTTAAGAAACTCTGCCTGAAGTTGGATGCATTATCTCATTTCCATTTCACACCAAAACCT GTCATAGAGGATATGTCTATTCAAGCAAGTGTCCCTGCCCTTGCAATGGAAGAG ATTGCACCAGTGGCTACCTCTGATGCTGCTATGCTGGCTCCTGAGGAAGTTTTTACTGGCAAAGGAGATATTAAAGAAGAAACAGAGCTGACACAAGCagagaggaagaggaggagagcaaaaaagaaaaggaaattcaaag CTGAGGCATTGAACAGGAAGGGGCCTCAAAATACCTCGAGAACTGATGCCGAGA CAGCCAAGGAACAATCATGA
- the LOC116013892 gene encoding alkane hydroxylase MAH1-like: MAELVIGYLEILVAVACFLLFYVWREDSKGFPRNYPIVGMLPGFLYYRNQAHQRVTNSMRLSGGTFLYKGPWFANMDMLATVDPANVHHVMSANFMNFPKGPKFKEMFEVLGEGIFNADLEMWRVQRKIARGFMMHARFHRFLLETSRVKVEQGLIPVLEHYVVAAENQGGSAVMDLQDLFQRYTFDTSCILITGYDPGCVSVDFSEVPFSKAMDDAEEAILVRHIMPECIWKLQRWVGVGSEKKLTQASNTLDQVIAGYIAKKRQEEDPDDKEETIRGCDLLTSYLRHQQSDQDTMGLNLKLDDQKFLRDTIMNLMIAGRDTTSSALTWFIWLVSTHPHVESKIREELTKTLIPKDQSQKWRVFNAEELKPLVYLHASICESLRLYPPVPFQHKEPVHTDTLPSGHSVHPKMKIMIPLYAMGRMESIWGEDAAEFKPERWISEKGTVKHEPSYKFMAFNAGPRTCLGKEIAFTQIKPVAASIIHNYQVKVVEGHPVEPNSSIILYMRHGFKVRLHRRSMLN, translated from the exons ATGGCAGAATTGGTTATAGGCTACTTGGAAATATTGGTAGCAGTCGCATGTTTTCTGTTGTTTTACGTTTGGAGGGAGGACAGCAAAGGGTTTCCTCGGAACTATCCGATTGTGGGCATGTTGCCGGGGTTTCTGTACTACAGAAATCAGGCCCACCAGAGAGTAACCAACTCGATGCGGCTGTCCGGCGGGACCTTCCTCTACAAAGGGCCATGGTTTGCCAACATGGACATGCTGGCCACGGTGGACCCGGCCAACGTGCACCACGTCATGAGCGCCAACTTCATGAATTTCCCCAAAGGGCCTAAGTTTAAGGAGATGTTCGAGGTGCTGGGGGAAGGGATTTTCAACGCAGATTTGGAGATGTGGAGGGTTCAGAGGAAGATTGCCAGGGGATTTATGATGCATGCGCGCTTTCACAG GTTTCTGCTGGAGACAAGCAGGGTTAAGGTTGAGCAAGGGCTGATCCCGGTTCTGGAACACTACGTAGTAGCAGCCGAAAACCAGGGGGGGTCGGCCGTGATGGATCTGCAAGATTTGTTTCAAAGGTACACCTTCGACACCAGTTGCATTCTCATCACCGGCTATGATCCCGGCTGCGTCTCCGTCGATTTCTCGGAGGTTCCGTTCTCCAAAGCCATGGATGATGCCGAGGAAGCCATTCTGGTCCGCCACATCATGCCGGAGTGCATATGGAAGCTGCAGAGATGGGTGGGAGTTGGGTCGGAGAAGAAGCTCACCCAAGCCTCCAACACTTTGGATCAAGTCATAGCGGGATACATAGCCAAGAAGCGCCAAGAAGAGGATCCGGATGACAAAGAGGAAACTATCAGGGGTTGTGATCTCTTAACATCATACTTGAGACATCAACAAAGTGATCAGGACACTATGGGGTTAAACTTAAAACTAGACGACCAGAAGTTCTTGAGAGACACCATAATGAACCTTATGATAGCGGGGCGGGACACCACCAGCTCCGCCCTCACCTGGTTCATATGGCTAGTCTCCACACACCCCCACGTGGAGTCCAAAATCAGAGAGGAGCTAACCAAAACCCTCATCCCCAAAGACCAATCCCAAAAATGGAGAGTTTTCAACGCCGAAGAGCTCAAGCCCCTAGTCTATCTCCACGCCTCCATTTGCGAGTCTTTGAGGCTATACCCACCCGTTCCCTTCCAGCACAAGGAGCCAGTCCACACCGACACTCTCCCCAGCGGCCATTCCGTCCACCCCAAGATGAAAATAATGATCCCTTTATACGCAATGGGGAGGATGGAGTCAATATGGGGAGAAGACGCTGCGGAATTCAAGCCGGAGAGATGGATATCAGAGAAGGGGACGGTGAAGCATGAGCCTTCCTACAAGTTCATGGCGTTCAATGCAGGGCCTAGGACTTGCTTGGGTAAAGAAATTGCTTTCACCCAAATCAAGCCCGTGGCTGCTTCAATTATACACAATTACCAAGTTAAGGTTGTGGAAGGCCACCCTGTGGAACCAAACTCTTCTATTATTCTCTACATGCGACATGGCTTCAAGGTTAGGCTTCATAGGAGATCAATGCTAAACTAG